A stretch of Roseibium porphyridii DNA encodes these proteins:
- a CDS encoding DUF1127 domain-containing protein, whose translation MTHTANHPLFALFGQMVARAWRVSKHRRQFAELKDWSDEQLKDIGLTRSDVRRGLARPFYSDPTSLLNGSAELDRTLTMKAANAQHTVPSLKVVDGSAAARDPLAA comes from the coding sequence ATGACTCACACAGCTAACCACCCGCTTTTCGCTCTCTTCGGGCAGATGGTTGCCCGTGCATGGCGTGTATCCAAGCACAGGCGCCAGTTTGCGGAACTGAAAGACTGGTCCGACGAACAACTGAAGGACATCGGCTTGACCCGGAGCGATGTTCGACGGGGTTTGGCCCGACCGTTCTATTCTGACCCGACATCTCTATTGAACGGCTCCGCCGAACTCGACCGGACCCTGACCATGAAGGCGGCGAACGCGCAGCACACAGTGCCCAGCCTCAAGGTCGTGGATGGATCGGCAGCAGCACGCGACCCGCTGGCCGCATAG
- a CDS encoding LysR substrate-binding domain-containing protein produces MLDLDQLRTFVAIAESGSFTRAAENVHKTQSAVSMQMRRLEERIGKPLFVRVGRQSRLTEHGERLLHYARRLVQLNDETLAAFDDTELAGLVRLGTPDDYADRFLPEILARFSRSNPKAEVSVVCAPTPNLADMIAEGELDVAIITHVQKKGRKHVELVRREPLLWVASARHAVENESPLPLALGRATCDWRKAAINALGDQMREHRLLYSSWNSTAVGAAVLAGLAISVLPESALRSGMRVLTEADGFPRLPDCEIGIMRSWHNSSRVTDALVEHIVSSLDNLSVPQAAE; encoded by the coding sequence ATGCTCGACCTGGATCAGCTTCGAACTTTTGTGGCCATTGCCGAAAGCGGAAGCTTCACACGGGCCGCGGAGAACGTGCACAAGACCCAGTCCGCTGTCTCGATGCAGATGCGCCGGCTTGAGGAACGTATTGGCAAGCCACTCTTTGTCCGGGTTGGCCGGCAGTCCCGCCTGACTGAGCATGGAGAACGTCTGCTTCACTATGCGCGCCGCCTGGTGCAGCTGAACGACGAGACCCTTGCTGCCTTTGACGATACTGAGCTTGCCGGACTGGTAAGGCTTGGGACACCCGACGATTATGCCGATCGCTTTCTGCCTGAAATTCTGGCGCGATTTTCAAGATCCAACCCAAAGGCAGAAGTCAGCGTCGTGTGTGCGCCGACGCCTAATCTTGCCGACATGATTGCGGAAGGCGAACTGGACGTGGCCATTATCACGCACGTTCAGAAGAAGGGGCGCAAACACGTCGAACTGGTGCGGCGGGAGCCGCTTCTCTGGGTGGCTTCAGCGCGCCATGCCGTCGAAAATGAATCTCCACTGCCGCTTGCCCTGGGGCGCGCGACCTGCGACTGGCGTAAGGCGGCGATCAATGCGCTCGGCGATCAGATGCGCGAGCACCGGCTGCTCTATTCAAGCTGGAACTCTACTGCAGTTGGCGCTGCAGTCCTGGCCGGTCTGGCGATTTCCGTCCTGCCGGAATCCGCGCTGAGATCCGGGATGCGGGTCCTCACTGAAGCTGACGGGTTTCCGCGTCTTCCGGATTGCGAGATCGGGATCATGCGGTCCTGGCACAACAGTTCCCGGGTGACAGATGCCCTGGTTGAGCACATCGTTTCGTCGCTGGACAATCTGTCTGTGCCGCAGGCCGCCGAGTAA
- the xseA gene encoding exodeoxyribonuclease VII large subunit, protein MSEQSSNVAEFSVSEISFSIKRTMEDAFGYVRVRGELGRISRPGSGHIYLDLKDDRAVLSGVIWRGVASKLKIQPEQGLEVIATGKITTFPGQSKYQMVIDALEPAGAGALMALLEERKKKLAAEGLFAEERKKALPPLPKVIGVVTSPTGAVIRDILHRISDRFPLHVVVWPVRVQGETSGAEVANGIRGFNALSADGPIPRPDLLIVARGGGSIEDLWGFNEEAVVRAAADSQIPLISAVGHETDWTLIDLAADLRAPTPTGAAEIAVPVKAELMAMVDDRARRLNSGLVRFVTSRRTELRAASAALPAPQDLLALPRQKFDTLANSLERALIVSTKSHRTHLENLSGRLSPFLLSRQTSKARQDLTQISGRQQRALQVAVSQKRQAYSGASGRLSPARLAQQITLGNERLNGFSERLDRAYLARVREEKTRLDGLQKLLKSLSYKDVLARGYAVVRDESGQPVRSAAELAQGAALSIELADGAVEAMVMSDSGTSKPKAKTKKPATSKSKPADQGSLF, encoded by the coding sequence GTGAGCGAACAGTCCTCCAACGTTGCCGAATTTTCGGTTTCCGAAATCTCGTTCTCCATCAAACGGACAATGGAAGATGCGTTCGGTTATGTGCGCGTACGGGGAGAGCTCGGACGTATCTCGCGGCCAGGGTCTGGGCATATTTACCTTGACCTCAAGGACGACCGGGCCGTTTTGTCCGGCGTGATTTGGCGCGGCGTTGCCTCCAAACTGAAGATCCAGCCCGAACAAGGTCTGGAAGTCATCGCGACAGGCAAGATCACGACCTTCCCCGGTCAGTCCAAGTACCAGATGGTCATCGATGCGCTCGAGCCTGCTGGCGCTGGTGCTTTGATGGCACTGCTTGAAGAGCGGAAAAAGAAACTTGCCGCTGAAGGGCTCTTTGCTGAAGAACGAAAAAAAGCGCTGCCTCCGCTGCCAAAGGTCATTGGCGTGGTCACGTCACCGACTGGCGCCGTCATTCGGGATATTCTGCATCGCATCAGCGACAGGTTTCCGCTGCATGTTGTCGTTTGGCCTGTTCGCGTTCAGGGTGAAACGTCTGGCGCGGAGGTCGCCAATGGCATTCGCGGTTTCAACGCTTTATCAGCGGACGGCCCGATCCCCAGACCGGATCTTCTGATCGTCGCCCGCGGTGGCGGCAGTATTGAAGATCTTTGGGGCTTCAATGAAGAAGCAGTGGTGCGCGCAGCTGCGGACAGTCAGATACCCCTGATATCTGCTGTCGGCCATGAAACCGACTGGACCCTGATCGACCTGGCCGCAGACCTACGAGCACCCACGCCAACCGGTGCTGCGGAGATCGCTGTTCCGGTGAAGGCCGAGCTCATGGCGATGGTGGATGACAGGGCGCGTCGACTGAATTCTGGGCTTGTCCGCTTTGTCACGTCGCGCCGGACGGAACTTCGGGCCGCGAGCGCTGCTTTGCCGGCGCCTCAAGACCTGCTGGCCTTGCCGCGCCAGAAATTCGACACGCTGGCGAACAGCCTGGAGCGGGCGTTGATCGTCAGCACCAAAAGCCATCGCACACATCTTGAAAATCTGTCGGGCCGTTTGTCGCCCTTCCTTTTGTCCCGGCAGACTTCAAAGGCAAGACAGGATCTTACCCAGATCAGCGGTCGGCAGCAGCGTGCGCTTCAGGTTGCCGTCAGTCAGAAACGGCAGGCCTATTCCGGCGCCTCGGGACGATTGTCGCCTGCCCGGCTCGCTCAACAGATCACGCTCGGCAACGAACGGCTGAACGGCTTTTCAGAACGGCTTGACCGGGCTTATCTTGCACGGGTTCGAGAAGAAAAAACGCGTCTCGACGGTTTGCAGAAGCTGCTGAAATCGCTCTCTTACAAAGATGTTCTGGCGCGAGGATATGCAGTCGTGCGTGATGAAAGCGGGCAACCAGTCCGGTCTGCGGCCGAGCTTGCTCAAGGAGCAGCACTCTCAATCGAACTGGCTGATGGTGCGGTCGAAGCAATGGTCATGAGTGACAGTGGAACGAGCAAACCCAAGGCCAAAACGAAAAAACCGGCAACATCCAAAAGCAAGCCTGCTGACCAAGGAAGCTTATTTTAG
- a CDS encoding DUF937 domain-containing protein, with amino-acid sequence MTGSDRAAPPFDVFSLSEDVRNRFGWSNDDLSSVMEQLMPAALNGFRYFGSAVPGFSDFLSQTAPGATGFENPFSNYASLFQAPSDAALTPFFGPETVQKALAAQVSSITGLQQDAIKEMMPVAATLAMGQIARPFVHGEARNLLDAYLRGFARGRPKPAPSPVDYLQGYADAMQSFWGAFLQPAHIVQDSEVEQPEDTQEEELPPEDDDVEKDTSEFDEMVSDWMSAGRDFQSNQFKAFDSFFEKASKDFGDR; translated from the coding sequence ATGACTGGTAGCGACAGGGCAGCCCCACCGTTCGACGTTTTTTCCTTGAGTGAGGACGTGAGAAACCGCTTCGGCTGGTCCAATGACGACCTGAGCAGCGTCATGGAACAACTGATGCCCGCCGCGCTGAATGGATTTCGGTACTTTGGCAGTGCTGTTCCAGGCTTCTCCGATTTTCTAAGTCAGACCGCGCCCGGTGCCACGGGATTTGAGAATCCGTTTTCAAACTACGCCAGCCTGTTTCAGGCACCCTCCGATGCGGCCCTGACGCCTTTTTTTGGTCCTGAGACCGTACAAAAGGCTCTGGCCGCTCAAGTATCCTCAATCACGGGTTTGCAGCAGGATGCCATCAAGGAAATGATGCCGGTGGCAGCCACGCTGGCCATGGGCCAGATCGCCCGTCCATTTGTTCACGGCGAAGCGCGAAACCTTCTTGATGCGTACTTGCGTGGCTTTGCTCGTGGCCGGCCGAAGCCTGCTCCGTCTCCCGTTGACTACCTCCAGGGCTACGCAGACGCCATGCAGTCCTTCTGGGGAGCTTTTTTGCAGCCGGCACACATTGTTCAGGACAGCGAAGTGGAACAGCCTGAAGACACTCAGGAAGAGGAACTGCCGCCGGAAGATGACGACGTGGAAAAGGACACGTCTGAATTCGACGAAATGGTATCTGACTGGATGTCCGCAGGTCGGGATTTTCAATCCAATCAGTTCAAGGCGTTTGACAGTTTTTTTGAAAAGGCATCCAAGGATTTCGGCGACCGTTAG
- a CDS encoding LysR substrate-binding domain-containing protein, protein MNHALDIDQLRTFLAIAELGSFTKAGEAVHKTQSAVSMQMRRLEERVGQPIFIKDGRQSRLTEDGQRLVEFARRMILLNDETLSAFNGHKEVGHVKLGVPDDYADRLLPQVLAAFNRLNPSIEVQVECSGSSKLTEAIREGALDVAITTSSDTMDLRGEIIRREPLYWVTSTQHSAHTQEVIRLALGPATCGWRRLSMDALDRAGRSYRVSYTSSSAAALVGAVQAGLAVTVFPESAIRDGMRILEERDGFPSLPYCDIALLRSDSAREAMHDTLCNHLIAAIGNVGNGTSQVAAE, encoded by the coding sequence ATGAATCACGCGCTAGATATCGATCAGCTGCGAACTTTTCTGGCTATTGCTGAGCTGGGAAGTTTCACCAAGGCCGGGGAAGCTGTTCACAAGACCCAATCAGCTGTCTCCATGCAAATGCGCCGTCTGGAAGAGCGTGTCGGACAACCGATCTTCATCAAGGACGGCCGCCAATCGCGCTTGACCGAGGATGGCCAGCGCCTGGTGGAATTTGCCCGTCGCATGATCCTTCTCAACGATGAAACACTGTCCGCGTTCAATGGCCATAAGGAAGTCGGTCATGTGAAGTTGGGCGTTCCGGACGACTATGCCGACAGGTTGCTGCCCCAAGTGCTGGCGGCCTTCAATCGGCTTAACCCGTCAATCGAGGTGCAGGTTGAGTGTTCCGGCAGCTCGAAATTGACCGAAGCGATCCGGGAAGGCGCGCTCGACGTTGCCATTACCACATCAAGTGACACGATGGATCTGCGCGGCGAAATCATTCGGCGCGAACCGCTTTATTGGGTAACGTCCACACAGCATTCGGCGCACACCCAGGAAGTAATCCGTCTCGCGCTCGGCCCGGCAACCTGTGGATGGCGGCGCCTATCCATGGATGCGCTCGACCGTGCCGGACGCAGTTACCGCGTCTCTTACACAAGCTCAAGCGCCGCAGCCCTGGTCGGTGCGGTTCAGGCCGGCCTGGCGGTAACAGTGTTTCCTGAAAGTGCAATTCGGGACGGTATGCGCATCCTGGAGGAAAGGGACGGGTTTCCATCCCTGCCATATTGCGACATTGCCCTGTTGCGCTCTGACAGCGCGCGCGAAGCCATGCACGACACGCTTTGCAATCATTTGATCGCAGCAATCGGCAATGTCGGGAATGGAACCAGCCAGGTGGCTGCGGAATAA
- a CDS encoding DUF805 domain-containing protein, with protein MQRKQFGRRGLVPNTGQSWASPQPAAVTANAYQSAPEGPAAFEDNDSFSVGKALTHGLSIFFSFKGRLGRMEYWTIGFIRFFIDMVLISTLVWSAYPAFMDLMSRADQMSESARDWSVIVALYGSNTGMICGSLLLVTAVSYWSILVRRNHDRDVSGFWLLLLLVPVVNIFYGLYIFVVNGFIPGTPGNNRFDTHNSQPRVFD; from the coding sequence ATGCAACGCAAGCAATTCGGAAGACGAGGCCTTGTGCCGAATACCGGGCAATCGTGGGCATCTCCGCAGCCTGCTGCCGTGACAGCGAATGCTTACCAGAGCGCACCTGAAGGTCCCGCAGCCTTTGAAGACAACGACAGTTTCTCTGTTGGCAAGGCGTTGACACATGGCCTTTCCATCTTCTTCAGCTTCAAGGGCCGTCTTGGTCGCATGGAATACTGGACCATAGGCTTCATTCGTTTCTTCATCGACATGGTGCTGATTTCAACGCTGGTCTGGAGCGCCTATCCTGCATTCATGGATCTGATGTCGCGCGCCGATCAAATGAGCGAAAGCGCACGCGATTGGAGCGTCATCGTTGCGCTCTACGGTTCCAATACCGGCATGATCTGTGGCTCGCTACTCCTGGTGACGGCGGTGAGTTACTGGTCAATACTGGTCAGACGAAATCATGACAGAGACGTATCCGGTTTCTGGTTGCTGCTCCTGCTCGTACCCGTCGTAAACATCTTCTATGGGCTCTATATTTTTGTGGTGAATGGGTTCATTCCAGGCACGCCTGGCAACAACCGCTTCGACACTCACAATTCGCAGCCGCGCGTTTTTGACTAG
- a CDS encoding glutamate--cysteine ligase, whose translation MARDTVDSTPIESVAELAATLEEGCKPEDQFRIGTEHEKFLFCEKQLSPIPYEGDNGIEAVLTGMEKLLGWDRIEDDGKIIGLADDRGGGAISIEPGGQFELSGAPLDSLHQTCREANQHLANVRKVAEPLGVGFLGIGMTPTWARADVPRMPKSRYDIMTNYMPKVGSLGLDMMYRTATIQVNLDFASEADMVKKMRVGLALQPIATSIFANSPFTEGKPNGFKSFRAQIWTDTDGDRTGDMPFAFEDGFGFERYVEWAIDVPMYFVKRGATYYDVTGTTFRQFMNGALEGKVPDATPSLGDWNNHLSTLFPDVRLKKYIEMRGADGGPWRRICALPALWVGLLYDDGVLDQAYELIKDWTAEERANLRSSVPKTALQTPFRNGTILDVARDVLALSQEGLKRRNRLSDGDLDERVHLAPIEEGLASGMCPADVLLQRYNGSWGGDVTQVFRDYAY comes from the coding sequence ATGGCCCGCGACACGGTCGACTCCACTCCAATTGAATCTGTGGCTGAGCTGGCCGCAACCCTGGAAGAGGGCTGTAAGCCTGAAGACCAGTTCCGCATCGGTACCGAGCACGAAAAGTTCCTTTTCTGCGAAAAGCAACTGTCACCGATCCCGTATGAGGGTGACAACGGCATCGAGGCAGTTCTGACCGGCATGGAAAAACTGTTGGGCTGGGACCGGATTGAGGATGATGGCAAAATCATCGGTCTGGCGGATGACCGCGGTGGCGGCGCTATTTCGATTGAACCCGGTGGCCAGTTCGAATTGTCAGGCGCTCCGCTGGACAGCCTGCACCAGACCTGTCGCGAAGCCAATCAGCATCTTGCCAATGTCCGCAAGGTGGCTGAGCCTTTGGGGGTCGGGTTCCTCGGCATTGGCATGACGCCGACATGGGCTCGCGCCGATGTCCCGCGCATGCCCAAGTCCCGTTACGACATCATGACCAACTACATGCCGAAGGTCGGCTCTCTTGGTCTCGACATGATGTACCGTACGGCAACCATTCAGGTGAATCTGGATTTTGCGTCCGAAGCCGACATGGTCAAGAAAATGCGGGTCGGTCTGGCTCTGCAGCCAATTGCAACATCGATTTTTGCCAACTCTCCCTTCACCGAAGGCAAGCCGAACGGCTTCAAATCGTTCAGGGCCCAGATCTGGACCGATACGGACGGTGATCGCACCGGAGATATGCCGTTTGCTTTCGAAGATGGCTTCGGGTTTGAGCGCTACGTCGAATGGGCGATCGACGTGCCGATGTACTTCGTCAAAAGAGGTGCAACCTATTATGACGTAACCGGCACGACTTTCCGCCAGTTCATGAACGGTGCGCTGGAAGGCAAGGTGCCGGATGCTACACCGAGCCTCGGAGACTGGAACAACCATCTTTCGACACTGTTCCCAGATGTGCGGTTGAAGAAATACATTGAAATGCGGGGCGCTGACGGCGGTCCTTGGCGGCGTATCTGTGCGCTTCCTGCCCTGTGGGTCGGTCTTCTCTACGACGACGGTGTACTCGATCAGGCGTATGAACTGATAAAGGACTGGACGGCGGAAGAGCGTGCAAACCTGCGCAGTTCCGTTCCCAAAACAGCTCTGCAGACCCCGTTCCGGAACGGAACGATATTGGACGTTGCACGCGATGTTCTGGCGTTGTCTCAGGAGGGCCTGAAACGTCGGAACAGGTTGAGCGACGGTGATCTTGACGAGCGTGTACACCTTGCTCCGATCGAAGAGGGATTGGCGTCTGGCATGTGCCCCGCCGATGTGCTGCTTCAACGCTATAACGGGTCCTGGGGTGGTGACGTTACGCAGGTTTTCCGGGACTACGCCTACTAG
- a CDS encoding adenylate/guanylate cyclase domain-containing protein, protein MSQEILPNKQSSTDTPIQEIADTEDFGTATGAGAERTRFRLPVGIALGLVFSLLLVLICGIIIAYMSSADRRIAGRLLDEQGQAVLRGNEAVLSKFFKEQELLFHSIAVQAEDTGKQLRQADLLAYYKLLPKGAALELGRAVMTEEPSDQLPQVSWSDFRYRNGFATAVKLAELDLGNGQTLIGLYPQPVFADVADTMEWEGRQQVFVLSGKDRAIVVDGVPESEFEASAEQPLPRLVDLKSSPLHRVWEDNERAHDMGGSIEGRVFPGDHRMFTAIYVDIANGPAKGWILGTLYQADEFGAALDQTQIVLYAALVALVVGAILSFIVGRMLGRPLSRLALSAAELRQLKFDAADRLPRSRLAELDDVNQAFNGSIGALNAFAKYVPKQLVSRLIEEGMTSTRNIEIKEMTIVFTDLAGFTDLASHMSAEETAGYLNGYFETVSQAIAERQGTIDKFLGDGVMAFWGAPSEQPDHAAMAIAAVKTLADRIEQATGRTMRVRIGVHTGKVVVGDIGSSARMNYTVIGDAVNVAARLQEYGKEVDPDAKVIALASGDTMVNLPEGTTATSLGTVQLRGRTAPLSVFRIA, encoded by the coding sequence ATGTCCCAAGAAATCCTCCCGAACAAGCAATCTTCGACGGATACCCCAATTCAGGAGATTGCGGATACGGAGGATTTTGGCACGGCGACAGGTGCTGGTGCTGAGAGGACCCGCTTTCGCTTGCCGGTCGGGATTGCGCTCGGGCTTGTGTTTTCCCTGCTGCTGGTTCTGATCTGCGGAATTATCATTGCTTATATGTCTTCGGCTGATCGCCGGATCGCCGGGCGCTTGCTTGACGAGCAGGGACAGGCTGTCCTCAGAGGCAACGAAGCGGTCCTCAGCAAGTTCTTCAAGGAACAGGAGCTTCTGTTCCATTCCATTGCGGTTCAGGCCGAAGACACTGGGAAACAGCTTCGACAAGCAGATCTGCTTGCCTATTACAAGCTGCTGCCCAAGGGGGCTGCGCTTGAGCTCGGCCGCGCGGTCATGACGGAAGAACCTTCCGATCAATTGCCGCAAGTCAGTTGGTCGGATTTTCGCTACCGGAATGGTTTTGCCACCGCGGTCAAGCTGGCAGAGCTCGATCTTGGCAATGGTCAGACATTGATCGGCCTTTACCCGCAGCCCGTTTTCGCCGATGTCGCCGACACCATGGAATGGGAGGGCCGGCAACAGGTCTTTGTCCTGTCCGGCAAGGACAGGGCGATCGTTGTTGACGGCGTTCCGGAAAGCGAATTTGAGGCAAGTGCCGAACAGCCGCTGCCAAGGCTTGTGGATCTGAAGAGTTCGCCCTTGCACCGTGTCTGGGAGGACAATGAAAGAGCCCATGACATGGGCGGGTCCATTGAGGGCAGGGTCTTCCCGGGTGACCATCGTATGTTCACGGCCATCTATGTCGACATCGCAAACGGGCCTGCGAAAGGCTGGATCCTTGGAACGCTCTACCAGGCCGATGAATTTGGAGCTGCACTCGATCAAACTCAGATCGTCCTATATGCGGCACTGGTGGCTCTGGTTGTTGGCGCAATCCTGTCCTTCATTGTCGGGAGAATGCTCGGCAGGCCGCTTAGCAGGCTTGCCCTGTCCGCCGCCGAGTTGCGGCAACTCAAATTCGACGCAGCAGACAGGTTGCCACGTTCTCGGCTGGCCGAGTTGGATGACGTGAATCAGGCCTTTAACGGCTCGATCGGAGCCTTGAACGCTTTCGCCAAATATGTGCCCAAGCAGCTTGTTTCCCGGTTGATTGAAGAAGGAATGACCAGCACCCGCAACATCGAGATCAAGGAGATGACCATTGTCTTTACCGATCTCGCAGGCTTCACCGACTTGGCGTCTCACATGAGCGCCGAAGAAACGGCGGGGTATCTGAACGGCTACTTTGAAACCGTGTCTCAGGCGATTGCCGAAAGGCAGGGTACGATCGACAAGTTTCTGGGTGACGGCGTGATGGCCTTCTGGGGTGCACCTTCCGAACAGCCGGATCACGCAGCCATGGCAATTGCGGCGGTCAAAACGCTCGCCGACAGAATTGAGCAGGCCACGGGGCGCACAATGCGGGTGCGGATCGGCGTTCACACCGGCAAAGTCGTCGTCGGTGATATCGGCTCTTCCGCCCGGATGAACTACACAGTGATCGGTGATGCAGTGAATGTTGCTGCTCGGCTCCAGGAGTACGGCAAGGAAGTTGATCCGGACGCAAAGGTGATAGCGCTCGCAAGCGGTGACACGATGGTCAACCTTCCTGAAGGAACAACCGCGACCAGCCTTGGAACTGTTCAATTGAGAGGCCGCACAGCACCTTTATCGGTCTTCAGGATCGCGTGA
- a CDS encoding 16S rRNA (uracil(1498)-N(3))-methyltransferase codes for MGKYDFKMQRLFLRHILADGARIEADRGQANYLMNVLRLKDGDYVLVFNGSDGEWLAKISSNSRRDCALQLMERTRDQTERNDLMYMFAPLKHARLDYMVQKAVEMGAGSLKPVMTQHTQASRVNLERMEANVIEAAEQCGVLSIPEVLAPQPLKDVLDVWSQAQPGRKLLFCDEGEGTDNPLMTLAQLKEAGPNPLAVLVGPEGGFSDEERQELRAMEFVVPIPLGPRILRADTAAVAALTVIQATLGDWR; via the coding sequence ATGGGAAAATATGATTTCAAAATGCAGCGGCTTTTTTTGCGGCATATTCTTGCAGATGGCGCGCGGATCGAAGCTGATCGAGGCCAGGCAAACTACCTGATGAATGTGTTGCGTCTGAAAGACGGCGACTATGTTCTTGTGTTCAACGGCAGCGATGGTGAGTGGCTGGCCAAGATCTCAAGCAACAGCAGACGGGACTGTGCGCTGCAGTTGATGGAGCGGACCCGGGACCAGACCGAGCGCAACGATCTGATGTACATGTTTGCGCCGCTCAAGCATGCCCGGTTGGACTATATGGTGCAAAAGGCCGTGGAAATGGGGGCAGGCAGTCTGAAACCGGTCATGACCCAGCACACGCAGGCGAGCCGCGTTAACCTGGAACGCATGGAAGCAAACGTCATTGAGGCCGCCGAGCAATGTGGTGTGCTTTCCATCCCGGAGGTGTTGGCACCGCAACCTCTCAAGGACGTGCTTGACGTCTGGAGCCAGGCACAGCCGGGGCGCAAGCTCCTATTTTGCGATGAAGGTGAGGGCACGGACAATCCTCTGATGACCCTTGCACAGCTCAAGGAAGCAGGCCCCAATCCGCTTGCGGTGCTGGTTGGTCCCGAAGGCGGTTTTTCTGATGAAGAAAGACAGGAATTGCGCGCCATGGAATTTGTCGTTCCAATTCCTCTCGGACCGCGTATTCTGCGGGCAGACACTGCGGCTGTCGCCGCATTGACGGTAATTCAGGCAACATTGGGAGATTGGAGATAA
- a CDS encoding TRAP transporter large permease, with protein MTPFDVGLLMTGVLLVLVILGVRVAFAAAFTGLVGLIIHFSMKMGFERGFFVALQMAGTIPHSKSVTYALSVLPTFILIGFLAFYAGFTKQLFEAAKRWLGWLPGGMAVGTVFSTAGFAAVSGASVATAAVFARVAIPEMLNAGYSKRLSAAVVAAGGTLASLIPPSAILVIYAILVEQSVGKLLIAGFLPGVFSALIYVGIIVAVSAWRGDAPPVKGYTWMERIESVPGTLPIIAVVAIIFCSFFFGWATPTEAGALGAFVVLMVAFAKGMKTKQLGQALHETAKLTVMIFTLIWGVLVYVRFLGFAGLPEAFKDFIVALEFSPWIVMICILLAYAVLGMFMDAIGMLILTLPVVYPAVMALNGGESVSAADSAFGMSGEACAIWFGILVVKMAELCLITPPIGLNCFVVSGVRPDIPVQEVFRGCIPFFVADVLTIAGLLAFPSIITILPTLMG; from the coding sequence ATGACGCCGTTTGACGTTGGCCTCCTTATGACCGGAGTGCTTCTGGTTCTCGTCATCCTCGGGGTGCGGGTCGCATTCGCGGCAGCCTTTACCGGGCTGGTCGGTTTGATCATCCACTTTTCCATGAAGATGGGTTTTGAACGCGGGTTTTTTGTCGCTCTGCAAATGGCCGGGACCATTCCGCATTCCAAGTCGGTAACTTACGCGCTGTCTGTTTTGCCGACCTTCATTCTCATCGGGTTTCTGGCCTTTTACGCAGGTTTCACCAAACAGCTCTTTGAGGCGGCCAAACGCTGGCTCGGATGGCTGCCAGGGGGCATGGCAGTTGGTACCGTGTTTTCAACTGCGGGATTTGCAGCCGTCTCGGGGGCTTCTGTTGCAACAGCTGCCGTCTTTGCACGCGTTGCCATTCCTGAGATGCTCAATGCGGGTTACTCCAAACGCCTTTCGGCTGCAGTGGTGGCCGCCGGTGGTACGCTTGCATCCCTGATCCCGCCATCAGCGATCCTGGTGATTTACGCGATTCTGGTGGAACAGTCCGTCGGCAAATTGCTGATCGCGGGCTTCCTGCCTGGCGTCTTTTCCGCGCTGATCTATGTCGGCATTATTGTGGCGGTATCCGCTTGGCGCGGCGATGCGCCTCCGGTTAAGGGCTATACCTGGATGGAGCGTATTGAGAGCGTTCCCGGCACGCTTCCGATCATCGCCGTTGTGGCAATCATCTTCTGCTCCTTCTTCTTCGGTTGGGCAACGCCGACGGAAGCAGGTGCTCTCGGTGCATTTGTCGTGTTGATGGTTGCATTTGCCAAGGGCATGAAGACCAAACAGCTTGGGCAAGCCCTCCACGAAACGGCAAAACTCACGGTCATGATCTTCACGCTGATCTGGGGTGTGCTGGTCTATGTGCGTTTTCTCGGCTTTGCCGGTCTGCCGGAAGCTTTCAAAGACTTCATTGTGGCGTTGGAGTTTTCGCCCTGGATCGTGATGATCTGCATACTGCTTGCCTATGCCGTGCTCGGCATGTTCATGGATGCAATCGGCATGCTGATCCTCACACTTCCAGTCGTCTACCCGGCCGTCATGGCTTTGAACGGCGGCGAGAGTGTCTCCGCAGCTGACAGCGCCTTTGGCATGTCGGGTGAAGCTTGTGCGATCTGGTTCGGAATTCTGGTGGTGAAGATGGCGGAGCTCTGTTTGATCACACCGCCAATTGGATTGAACTGCTTTGTCGTCTCAGGCGTCCGGCCGGACATTCCGGTTCAGGAAGTCTTCCGCGGCTGCATTCCGTTCTTCGTTGCTGACGTTCTGACCATCGCAGGTCTTCTCGCATTCCCGTCGATCATCACGATCCTGCCCACGCTGATGGGTTAG